In a single window of the Scyliorhinus canicula chromosome 1, sScyCan1.1, whole genome shotgun sequence genome:
- the LOC119969365 gene encoding filamin-A-interacting protein 1-like isoform X4 → MLVDERQQHIEQLGQQTQEVQELVQKLQEEQGRFQTEEERVREEAQKVTRLEAELGYKSAKSLQEHEEMTAKLASQEAQSRQLRQKLAALNRRLEELEEANKSLQKAEEELQELRVKIGQGESGNSSLMAEVENLRKQVLEMEGKDEEITKAEDQGRELRRRLEEEEMQSKSLKLEVEKLQRRMVDLEKLEGAFNKSKLECSQLHISLDKEKNLTRELINELELVKGRVKELESSEARLGKSEFVLKDDLTKLKSFTVMLVEERRGIAGKLNQEEQKVNELNSKLKQEQSKTTQVTEKLIEESKKLLKSKSEMEEKVSTLLNERDELKVKLKDEELKSSDLNFRVGLLKRRLDRVEEAESDALRNKVKEGLQKRPGDTGLLDEEKTKELTLEMERLRSRLKELEVVEGDLMKTENEYDQLERKFKSEQDKAKLLSQQLEEMQSQVSRGKATEKSESLSQEAEAWGRLRVEETRGRELVAEVQALKEKIHDLMNKEDQLSQLQADYSVLRKKWQQEESRSKELAQELVGLAQELELSKRYSRALRPCMNGRRMVDVPVTATAVQTDPPASGPGEEDNPALFIQKSVQEENHLMSNLRQGGLKKALERPSVLERYPPAASELNLRRSWIPWMKRKELPQHHGPEKTAQANGNPGRASRGVIVSPKQGQPLHIRVTPDHSNSTATLEITSPAAEDFFSSATVIPTLGHQKPHITITPTPLLAAKAPQKGKLSDCSLSPERAASPVTITTFSRAKSSPESGRATSPERAASPIHIMTVTTTAAPDSSVPPESQELAMGRAVFRMTPEKTASPTRKYSPNANIITTEDNKIHIHLGSQFKRPGSSYTEEASSLITVRPLSITAETVGTVLRSPRNCSPPKSSPNKMTSSITITPTSTTSSRTTQSVAAQEGSAQRPTPTRIPMSKGMKAGKPVVPAVGAGGVAKYESRAESQLMRIELKKSPVSNSASQAGGKG, encoded by the coding sequence ATGCTGGTGGATGAACGGCAACAACACATCGAGCAGTTGGGCCAGCAGACGCAGGAGGTGCAGGAGCTTGTGCAGAAACTCCAGGAGGAGCAAGGAAGATTCCAAACTGAGGAGGAGAGGGTCCGAGAGGAGGCTCAGAAGGTGACCCGGCTGGAGGCGGAGCTGGGGTACAAGTCCGCCAAGTCTTTGCAGGAGCATGAGGAGATGACAGCCAAACTCGCCAGCCAAGAAGCTCAGAGCCGCCAGTTACGCCAAAAGCTGGCTGCTCTCAACCGCCGGCTAGAGGAGCTGGAGGAAGCCAACAAGAGTCTGCAGAAAGCTGAGGAGGAACTTCAGGAATTGAGGGTTAAAATTGGCCAGGGTGAGTCTGGCAACTCCAGCCTGATGGCGGAAGTGGAAAACCTGCGGAAGCAGGTACTGGAGATGGAGGGGAAGGATGAGGAGATAACCAAGGCGGAAGATCAGGGCAGAGAGTtgaggaggaggttggaggaAGAGGAGATGCAGAGTAAGAGCTTAAAGTTGGAGGTAGAAAAACTCCAGAGAAGAATGGTGGACCTAGAGAAACTGGAGGGCGCTTTTAACAAGAGCAAATTGGAATGTTCCCAACTGCACATTAGTCTCGACAAAGAGAAAAATCTGACCAGAGAACTGATCAATGAGTTGGAATTGGTAAAAGGCCGAGTGAAAGAACTGGAATCGTCAGAGGCCAGATTGGGGAAAAGTGAATTCGTCTTGAAAGATGACTTGACCAAGTTGAAATCTTTCACGGTTAtgttggtggaggagaggagagggattgCGGGCAAGTTGAATCAGGAAGAGCAAAAAGTGAATGAGCTGAATAGCAAACTGAAGCAGGAACAGAGCAAAACTACACAGGTGACCGAGAAACTGATAGAAGAAAGCAAGAAGCTCCTGAAGTCGAAATCtgagatggaggagaaagtgtcAACCCTTCTCAATGAAAGGGATGAACTGAAGGTGAAACTCAAAGATGAAGAGCTAAAGTCAAGTGATTTGAATTTCAGAGTTGGCTTGCTGAAGAGGAGGCTTGACCGTGTTGAAGAGGCGGAAAGTGATGCTCTCCGCAATAAAGTCAAGGAGGGCTTGCAGAAACGTCCAGGAGACACAGGGCTGCTGGACGAGGAGAAAACCAAAGAGCTGACTCTGGAAATGGAGCGACTGAGGTCTCGGCTAAAGGAGCTGGAGGTAGTGGAAGGCGACCTGATGAAGACTGAGAATGAGTATGACCAGCTGGAGCGCAAGTTCAAGAGCGAGCAAGACAAGGCCAAGCTCCTGAGCCAACAGCTGGAAGAAATGCAGAGTCAGGTGAGCAGAGGCAAGGCCACGGAGAAAAGTGAGAGCCTGAGCCAGGAGGCCGAGGCCTGGGGGCGCCTGCGGGTCGAAGAAACCAGAGGCCGGGAGCTGGTGGCCGAGGTGCAGGCCCTGAAGGAGAAGATCCACGACCTGATGAACAAGGAAGACCAGCTCTCCCAGCTGCAGGCCGACTATTCTGTACTCCGCAAAAAGTGGCAGCAGGAAGAGAGCAGGAGCAAAGAGCTGGCCCAGGAGCTGGTGGGCTTGGCTCAGGAGCTAGAGTTGTCGAAACGCTACAGTCGGGCCCTCCGGCCTTGCATGAACGGCAGGAGAATGGTGGATGTCCCAGTGACAGCCACTGCTGTCCAGACCGATCCTCCAGCCAGTGGCCCGGGGGAAGAAGACAACCCTGCCTTGTTCATCCAGAAATCTGTCCAAGAGGAAAACCATCTGATGAGCAACCTCCGCCAAGGGGGACTGAAGAAGGCCCTGGAGCGACCCTCGGTGCTGGAGCGGTATCCGCCAGCTGCCAGTGAGTTGAATCTCCGGAGGTCCTGGATCCCCTGGATGAAAAGGAAAGAGCTGCCCCAGCACCATGGGCCTGAGAAGACAGCCCAAGCCAACGGGAACCCTGGCCGGGCCTCCCGGGGGGTGATTGTGTCGCCGAAGCAGGGCCAGCCCCTACACATTCGGGTCACTCCAGACCACAGCAACAGCACGGCCACTCTGGAGATCACCAGCCCAGCGGCCGAGGATTTCTTCTCCAGTGCCACAGTCATTCCGACCCTGGGCCACCAGAAACCCCACATCACTATCACGCCCACGCCACTCTTGGCGGCCAAGGCCCCCCAAAAGGGCAAACTCTCTGACTGCTCCCTGTCACCCGAGCGTGCAGCCTCACCTGtgaccatcaccaccttctccagggccaaGTCCTCACCGGAGAGTGGCAGGGCTACTTCGCCAGAGAGAGCTGCCTCCCCCATTCATATCATGACTGTGACCACAACAGCGGCCCCAGACAGCTCGGTCCCTCCAGAATCCCAGGAATTGGCCATGGGACGTGCCGTATTCCGAATGACTCCCGAGAAAACAGCATCGCCGACCCGAAAGTACAGTCCAAACGCAAACATTATTACAACCGAGGACAATAAGATTCACATCCACCTGGGCAGCCAGTTTAAAAGGCCAGGGAGCAGCTACACCGAGGAGGCCAGCTCTTTGATAACTGTTCGGCCTTTGTCTATTACTGCTGAGACCGTGGGGACTGTTCTCCGCTCCCCTCGCAACTGCAGTCCCCCGAAAAGCTCACCGAACAAAATGACCAGCAGTATCACTATAACTCCAACCAGTACTACATCCTCCAGAACTACACAGTCAGTG